One part of the Chryseobacterium mulctrae genome encodes these proteins:
- the recR gene encoding recombination mediator RecR — MDYPSKVLAKAIEEISGLPGIGKKTALRLALHLLRQPHSRATSLGTSIINLVNEIKYCKECHNFSDFDICEICSNEKRSNELICIVEDVRDVIAIENTGKYRGKYLILGGKISPMEGVGPHQLNIPSIEKKLQHGLAKEFIFALSATMEGDTTAYYIYKKFKNSGVEFSTIARGISVGDELEYADEISLGRSITNRLPYNEKD; from the coding sequence ATGGATTACCCAAGTAAAGTATTGGCAAAAGCAATTGAAGAGATTTCCGGACTTCCGGGTATCGGGAAGAAAACCGCTTTGCGTCTTGCTCTTCATTTACTTAGACAGCCTCATTCTAGAGCAACAAGTTTGGGAACTTCAATCATCAATCTGGTGAATGAAATTAAATACTGCAAAGAATGCCACAATTTTTCAGATTTTGATATTTGTGAAATTTGTAGCAATGAAAAACGCAGCAATGAACTAATCTGTATTGTGGAAGATGTACGAGATGTTATTGCTATTGAAAATACCGGAAAATACCGAGGTAAATATCTTATTTTAGGTGGGAAAATTTCTCCGATGGAAGGAGTAGGTCCTCATCAGTTGAATATTCCTAGTATTGAAAAAAAGTTGCAACATGGTCTGGCAAAAGAATTTATCTTTGCTTTAAGTGCTACCATGGAGGGTGATACTACAGCTTATTATATTTATAAAAAGTTCAAAAATTCGGGTGTGGAGTTTTCAACGATTGCAAGAGGGATTTCTGTGGGTGATGAACTGGAATATGCAGACGAAATTTCTTTGGGCAGATCGATCACAAACAGGCTTCCATATAACGAAAAGGATTAA
- a CDS encoding GNAT family N-acetyltransferase encodes MKITSPHQLNQEQKEQILQLWNNEYPEKLAYKNIDGFENYLEKLNEVDHFLLLNDDEKIHGWAITFERESETWFAIILSENLHGKGWGTKVLNELKRYKNELNGWVIDNSNDQKLNGNFYRSPLEFYLKNEFKVLSDVRLELEIMSAVKIKWKK; translated from the coding sequence ATGAAAATCACAAGCCCCCATCAACTTAATCAAGAACAAAAAGAACAGATCCTGCAATTGTGGAATAATGAATATCCTGAAAAATTAGCTTATAAAAACATAGATGGATTTGAAAACTATCTTGAAAAACTCAATGAGGTCGATCATTTTCTTTTATTGAATGATGATGAAAAAATTCACGGTTGGGCCATAACATTTGAAAGAGAAAGTGAAACATGGTTTGCGATCATTCTTTCTGAAAACCTTCATGGTAAAGGTTGGGGAACGAAAGTTTTGAATGAACTGAAACGATATAAAAATGAACTGAACGGTTGGGTTATTGATAATAGCAATGACCAAAAACTTAATGGCAATTTTTACAGATCGCCATTAGAATTTTATCTAAAAAATGAATTTAAAGTTTTATCTGATGTAAGGCTTGAACTAGAGATCATGTCTGCCGTAAAAATCAAATGGAAAAAATAA
- a CDS encoding LURP-one-related/scramblase family protein gives MVLNNLNYPLDFKFKITTLASDFNITDRQGNYVAYVRQKMFKLKEDVIVFNDESKTKELFRIQANQWIDFNASYSIKDTIGKNFGRLARKGMRSIWKSSYNVLDEADQQKFTITEDNAWVKFFDGMVGEIPIIGMFTGYFLNPSYTVKGMDGKEYFKLKKMPSMFGRRFQLDRLIDIDDEDESLVILSLLMMVLLERARG, from the coding sequence ATGGTACTCAACAACCTTAATTATCCGCTGGATTTTAAATTTAAAATCACAACTTTGGCCAGCGATTTCAACATTACAGACAGGCAAGGAAATTACGTAGCTTATGTTCGTCAGAAAATGTTTAAACTAAAAGAAGACGTTATCGTTTTCAATGACGAAAGCAAAACTAAAGAACTTTTCAGAATTCAGGCAAACCAATGGATTGATTTTAATGCATCTTACTCTATTAAAGATACGATCGGAAAAAATTTCGGAAGACTTGCAAGAAAAGGAATGCGTTCTATATGGAAATCTTCTTACAATGTTTTAGATGAAGCTGATCAACAAAAATTTACCATTACAGAAGATAATGCGTGGGTGAAATTTTTCGACGGAATGGTTGGTGAAATCCCAATTATCGGAATGTTTACCGGATATTTTCTTAACCCGTCATACACCGTAAAAGGAATGGATGGAAAAGAATATTTTAAGCTAAAAAAAATGCCTTCGATGTTCGGAAGAAGGTTCCAGCTTGACAGACTTATTGATATTGATGACGAAGATGAAAGTTTAGTAATTTTATCTTTATTGATGATGGTTTTACTTGAAAGAGCAAGAGGGTAA
- a CDS encoding M16 family metallopeptidase: MKKQLTYIAVAFLFSGMLSAQKIDINAMPKPGPTPEINIAKPKTFQLKNGMTVMVVENNKLPRVNVSLSMDRQPYFEGDVTGVSEIMADQLGNGTTTLSKDAFNKKVDFLGANLNFSTGGASSNSLSKYFPEVLGLMADAIINPKFSADEIQKSKDRAVEGLKSSEKSADAIASRVSNALAYGKNTSRGEFETEQSINKIQLADVQNVYKKYYAPDNSYLVIVGDVKFDKVKPMVEKAFNNWKKADTKFPALEPASNVAKTEINVVDVPSAVQSVVSVGNLNTLKMKDPNYFPATIANYILGGGGEARLFMNLREKNGFTYGAYSDMSASKYSPSFSAEASVRNEVTDKAVKEFMNEINGISTVKADELANAKAKLKGSFIMALEQPATIARFAVNQKVQDLPADFYTNYLKSIDKVTAADVSNAVKATILPNQSRIFIAGKASEISEGLEKLGYPVKYYDAYANPVAKPTAQKVDASVTVASVVDKYINAIGGKANLSKVSSYTTNASMSMQGQNLDFKIVKAQGGKELQTVSAGGMTVQKQVFDGKTGYSEQMGQKVQMTKEEIADNLKNTELFEELGFAKSADYKLTGIEKINGEDSYAIKAGDKAYYYSVKTGLKTGESETVSAQGQTFTVPTTFADYKDVAGVKMPYTITVNQMGMDMVMKVKSYELNQAKDSDFK; the protein is encoded by the coding sequence ATGAAAAAACAATTGACCTATATAGCCGTAGCATTTTTATTCTCAGGAATGCTTTCTGCACAAAAAATTGATATTAACGCAATGCCGAAACCAGGACCAACTCCTGAGATTAACATTGCAAAACCAAAAACTTTTCAGCTTAAAAACGGAATGACCGTAATGGTGGTTGAAAACAACAAATTACCAAGAGTAAACGTAAGTCTTTCTATGGACAGACAGCCTTATTTTGAAGGTGATGTAACCGGAGTAAGCGAAATCATGGCAGATCAGCTTGGTAATGGAACTACGACTTTAAGCAAAGACGCATTCAACAAAAAAGTAGACTTTTTAGGAGCTAACTTAAACTTCTCTACTGGAGGAGCTTCTTCAAACTCTCTTTCAAAATATTTCCCTGAAGTTTTAGGTTTAATGGCTGATGCAATCATCAATCCTAAATTTTCTGCTGACGAAATTCAGAAATCTAAAGACAGAGCTGTTGAAGGTCTAAAATCTTCAGAGAAAAGCGCAGATGCAATTGCTTCAAGAGTTTCTAACGCATTAGCTTACGGAAAAAACACTTCAAGAGGTGAATTTGAAACAGAACAGTCTATCAACAAAATTCAGTTAGCTGATGTTCAGAATGTGTATAAAAAATATTACGCTCCAGACAATTCTTATTTGGTAATTGTTGGTGATGTAAAATTTGACAAGGTAAAACCAATGGTTGAAAAAGCTTTCAACAACTGGAAAAAAGCTGACACAAAATTCCCAGCTTTAGAACCGGCTTCAAATGTAGCTAAAACTGAAATCAATGTAGTAGATGTTCCTTCTGCAGTACAATCTGTAGTTTCTGTAGGAAACCTGAACACATTGAAAATGAAAGATCCTAATTACTTCCCTGCAACAATTGCCAACTACATTCTTGGTGGTGGTGGAGAAGCTAGACTTTTCATGAATCTTCGTGAGAAAAACGGATTCACTTATGGAGCTTATTCAGATATGAGCGCAAGCAAATATTCTCCTTCTTTCTCTGCTGAAGCTAGTGTAAGAAACGAGGTTACTGATAAAGCAGTAAAAGAATTTATGAACGAAATCAACGGTATTTCTACTGTAAAAGCTGACGAACTTGCCAATGCTAAAGCTAAATTGAAAGGAAGTTTCATCATGGCATTAGAGCAGCCTGCAACTATTGCAAGATTTGCAGTTAACCAAAAAGTTCAGGACCTTCCGGCTGATTTTTACACTAACTATTTAAAATCTATTGATAAAGTAACTGCAGCAGACGTTTCTAACGCAGTAAAAGCAACTATTTTACCAAACCAAAGCAGAATTTTCATCGCTGGTAAAGCATCTGAAATTTCTGAAGGATTAGAAAAATTAGGTTACCCTGTAAAATATTATGATGCATATGCAAATCCTGTTGCTAAACCGACAGCACAGAAAGTTGACGCAAGCGTAACAGTAGCTTCTGTTGTTGACAAGTACATTAATGCAATTGGTGGAAAAGCTAATTTGTCAAAAGTGTCTTCATATACAACGAATGCATCAATGTCTATGCAAGGACAAAACCTTGATTTCAAAATTGTTAAAGCTCAAGGTGGAAAAGAACTTCAAACAGTTTCTGCTGGTGGAATGACAGTTCAAAAACAAGTTTTTGATGGAAAAACAGGGTATTCTGAGCAAATGGGACAAAAAGTTCAGATGACTAAAGAAGAAATCGCTGACAACTTAAAAAATACTGAGCTTTTCGAAGAACTAGGTTTTGCTAAATCTGCAGATTACAAATTGACAGGAATTGAAAAAATCAACGGTGAAGATTCTTATGCAATCAAAGCTGGTGATAAAGCTTATTACTATAGCGTAAAAACTGGCCTTAAAACAGGTGAAAGTGAAACAGTATCTGCACAGGGACAAACGTTCACAGTTCCTACTACTTTTGCTGATTACAAAGATGTTGCTGGTGTGAAAATGCCTTATACCATCACGGTTAATCAAATGGGTATGGATATGGTGATGAAAGTAAAATCATACGAATTAAACCAAGCTAAAGATTCTGACTTCAAATAA
- a CDS encoding aminoacyl-histidine dipeptidase: MELSNIEPQIIWKNFSKLNAVPRPSKKEEKVIAFIKEFGENLGLETTVDKVGNVIIKKPATPGMENRKSIVMQSHLDMVCQKNNDVNFDFETQGIQMEVDGDWVKAKGTTLGADNGLGVATIMSILESSDIPHPDLEALFTIDEETGMTGALGLKPGQLKGQILLNLDTEEDDEIDIGCAGGIDVTVTQNYATEASNGQIVRIEVKGLQGGHSGMDIHKGFGNANIIMGRILYKALENQNVQLISIDGGSLRNAIPRESVALISVRNAGELIENVTNGIKKEILEEFASVEAHLQINIENSTSSEKALSVENSKKIILVLKSLHNGVYRMSPDVQDLVESSNNVARVELKEGGLKILNLSRSSVDSSKDSVAEQLKSVSELAGMNVEFSGSYPGWKPKPGSEIVQVLEKIYTEKFAEKPHVVACHAGLECGIIGANYPEMEMVSYGPTIRGAHSPDEKANISSTQKFWSFTKDILANIPLK, translated from the coding sequence ATGGAACTATCCAATATAGAACCGCAGATTATCTGGAAAAATTTCTCCAAATTAAATGCAGTTCCGAGACCGTCAAAAAAAGAAGAAAAAGTAATTGCTTTCATTAAAGAATTTGGTGAAAATTTAGGACTTGAAACTACAGTAGATAAAGTAGGAAATGTGATTATTAAAAAACCTGCTACTCCGGGAATGGAAAACCGTAAATCAATTGTTATGCAGTCGCATTTGGATATGGTTTGCCAGAAAAACAACGATGTAAATTTCGATTTTGAAACTCAAGGAATCCAGATGGAAGTTGACGGAGACTGGGTAAAAGCAAAAGGTACAACTTTAGGTGCAGATAACGGTTTAGGAGTTGCAACTATTATGTCGATTCTTGAAAGTTCAGACATTCCACATCCTGATTTGGAGGCTTTATTCACAATTGATGAAGAAACAGGAATGACCGGAGCTTTAGGTTTAAAACCTGGACAATTGAAAGGACAAATCCTTTTAAATTTAGATACAGAAGAAGATGACGAGATCGATATCGGATGTGCAGGTGGAATTGATGTTACCGTAACCCAAAACTATGCAACAGAAGCATCTAACGGACAAATCGTAAGAATTGAAGTAAAAGGTTTACAAGGTGGTCATTCAGGAATGGATATCCACAAAGGTTTTGGAAATGCCAATATCATCATGGGCAGAATTCTTTACAAAGCTTTGGAAAATCAAAACGTTCAGTTGATTTCAATTGATGGCGGAAGTTTGAGAAATGCGATCCCCAGAGAATCTGTAGCTTTAATTTCTGTGAGAAATGCCGGTGAACTTATTGAAAATGTAACCAACGGAATTAAAAAAGAAATCTTAGAAGAGTTTGCTTCTGTTGAAGCTCATCTTCAAATTAATATTGAAAACTCTACAAGCTCAGAAAAAGCGCTTTCTGTAGAAAATTCAAAGAAAATTATTTTGGTTTTAAAATCTCTTCATAATGGTGTTTACAGAATGAGCCCGGATGTACAGGATTTGGTAGAATCATCAAACAACGTAGCAAGAGTAGAATTAAAAGAAGGTGGTCTGAAAATTTTAAATCTTTCAAGATCATCTGTTGATTCTTCTAAAGATTCGGTTGCTGAACAATTGAAGTCTGTATCAGAATTAGCCGGAATGAATGTAGAATTCAGCGGATCTTATCCAGGATGGAAACCAAAACCAGGTTCTGAGATTGTACAAGTTTTAGAAAAAATTTACACCGAAAAATTTGCAGAAAAACCACACGTTGTCGCTTGTCATGCAGGTTTAGAGTGTGGAATTATCGGTGCTAATTACCCAGAAATGGAAATGGTAAGTTACGGACCAACCATCAGAGGAGCTCACTCTCCTGATGAAAAAGCAAATATTTCTTCAACACAGAAATTCTGGAGTTTCACGAAAGATATTTTAGCGAATATTCCGTTGAAATAA
- the secG gene encoding preprotein translocase subunit SecG codes for MDTIFTLLMILIMIASVLLVIVVMAQNPKGGGLSSTFGGASSAQFGVQRTNDFMEKSTWTLGAVIIVLILISVVVTGKPKQAAPVIPQAPTKEAPAGKAPASQSSAPVSVPANK; via the coding sequence ATGGATACTATATTTACACTATTAATGATTCTTATTATGATTGCCAGCGTTTTATTGGTAATCGTTGTTATGGCTCAAAACCCAAAAGGTGGCGGTCTTTCTAGTACATTCGGAGGTGCATCTTCTGCACAATTTGGAGTACAAAGAACTAATGATTTTATGGAAAAATCAACTTGGACTTTAGGAGCAGTAATCATCGTTCTTATCTTGATAAGCGTTGTTGTGACTGGTAAACCTAAGCAAGCAGCACCGGTAATTCCTCAAGCTCCAACTAAAGAAGCTCCAGCAGGAAAAGCTCCAGCTTCTCAGTCTTCGGCTCCGGTAAGTGTTCCGGCAAATAAATAA
- a CDS encoding ATP-dependent helicase encodes MEDYLKGLNESQFEAVTTLQGPLMVLAGAGSGKTRVLTMRIAHLITNGVDPFNILSLTFTNKAAKEMKERIAKVVGQSNARSLWMGTFHSVFARILRSEAHYLGYPSNFTIYDQQDALNVIRKVLKDMNIDADLYKPKKVQSRISNYKNNLITVKAYYNNPELMEADEKANMKFIGKIYEKYVEACFKNGSMDFDDLLLKTNELLTRFPEVLAKYQDRFRYILVDEYQDTNHSQYLIVKALASKFENICVVGDDAQSIYSFRGANIYNILNFKKDYPDAVTVSLEQNYRSTQNIVNAANVVIAKNLQQFKKNVFSENEEGEKIKVYRSLSDADEANFVAGNIWELRNREQRKFSDFAILYRTNSQTRAFEDSLRRKNIPYKVYGGLSFYQRKEVKDLIGYLRLLVNENDSEALMRIINYPTRGIGETTQNKLIVFADSQNLPVSKVLDNLGIYAPQLKFNNGVLTKLSDFWSMIKAFQVLLKTETAYSVAMEVAKRSGLIKFLKDDQTPEGISRVENVQELMNSMQGFIEEQMQIEDGDPSLPNFLENIALSADTQRKDDEEDMVSLMTIHLSKGLEFPVVHLVGLEENLFPSFMSSATREDLEEERRLFYVALTRAEKQAFFSYAVSRFQWGKITDAEPSRFLSEVDEEYIEYLNPAIEKRFINNAGITSNIFDEHPSEMKSFKKIEKKTISKTENDKPIAEPKKLKPVSNARIINPSGASSQDIEVGDKVRHDRFGIGEVKFLDGTDPQNIKAKVVFLHEGEKNLILKYAKLTKI; translated from the coding sequence ATGGAGGATTATTTGAAAGGACTGAATGAATCACAATTTGAAGCCGTTACTACTTTACAGGGACCTTTGATGGTACTTGCAGGAGCAGGTTCCGGAAAAACACGTGTACTCACGATGCGTATTGCGCATTTGATTACCAATGGAGTAGATCCTTTCAATATTTTGTCTTTAACTTTTACCAATAAAGCTGCGAAAGAAATGAAAGAACGTATTGCGAAAGTTGTAGGACAGAGCAATGCGAGAAGTCTTTGGATGGGAACTTTCCACTCTGTTTTTGCAAGAATTTTGAGAAGTGAAGCGCATTATTTGGGTTATCCTTCCAACTTTACTATTTACGATCAACAGGATGCTTTGAATGTGATCAGAAAAGTTCTGAAAGACATGAATATTGATGCTGATTTGTATAAACCTAAAAAAGTTCAGTCAAGAATTTCCAATTATAAAAATAACCTGATTACCGTAAAAGCATATTATAATAATCCCGAATTAATGGAAGCTGACGAAAAAGCCAACATGAAATTCATCGGAAAAATTTATGAAAAATATGTAGAAGCTTGTTTCAAAAATGGTTCGATGGATTTTGATGATTTATTGTTGAAAACCAATGAACTTTTAACAAGGTTTCCCGAAGTTTTAGCAAAATATCAGGACAGATTCAGATATATTTTGGTAGATGAGTACCAAGATACGAATCACTCTCAGTATTTGATTGTGAAAGCTTTAGCTTCAAAATTTGAAAATATTTGTGTGGTAGGAGACGATGCACAGTCGATTTACTCTTTCCGTGGTGCGAATATTTATAATATTTTAAATTTCAAAAAAGATTATCCTGATGCGGTGACTGTTTCTTTGGAACAAAACTACCGTTCAACGCAAAATATTGTTAATGCAGCAAATGTTGTCATTGCGAAAAATCTTCAGCAGTTCAAGAAAAATGTTTTCAGTGAAAATGAGGAAGGGGAAAAAATTAAAGTGTACCGCTCACTTTCCGATGCTGATGAAGCCAATTTTGTTGCCGGAAATATTTGGGAACTGAGAAACAGGGAGCAGAGAAAGTTCAGCGACTTTGCGATTTTATATCGTACCAATTCTCAAACAAGGGCTTTTGAAGACTCTTTAAGACGTAAAAATATTCCTTATAAAGTGTATGGAGGTTTGTCTTTCTACCAAAGAAAAGAGGTGAAAGATTTGATTGGTTATCTTCGACTTTTAGTGAATGAAAATGACTCGGAAGCTTTGATGAGAATCATCAATTATCCGACCAGAGGAATTGGTGAAACCACTCAAAATAAATTAATTGTTTTTGCAGATTCACAAAATCTTCCGGTGTCTAAAGTGTTAGACAATTTGGGGATTTATGCTCCGCAATTGAAATTTAATAATGGAGTTTTAACAAAACTAAGTGATTTTTGGTCGATGATTAAAGCGTTTCAGGTTTTGCTTAAAACAGAAACAGCATACAGTGTTGCGATGGAAGTGGCAAAGCGAAGCGGTTTGATTAAATTTTTAAAAGACGACCAAACTCCGGAAGGAATTTCGCGTGTAGAAAACGTTCAGGAATTAATGAACTCGATGCAGGGTTTCATTGAAGAACAGATGCAGATAGAAGATGGTGATCCTAGTTTGCCGAATTTTCTTGAAAATATTGCGCTTTCCGCTGATACACAAAGAAAAGATGACGAGGAAGATATGGTTTCTTTAATGACGATTCACCTTTCAAAAGGTCTTGAATTTCCGGTTGTGCATTTAGTTGGATTAGAAGAAAATCTTTTCCCAAGTTTTATGAGTTCGGCAACCAGAGAAGATTTAGAGGAAGAAAGACGTTTGTTTTACGTTGCCTTGACAAGAGCTGAAAAACAGGCGTTTTTCTCTTATGCAGTTTCCCGTTTTCAGTGGGGGAAAATTACTGATGCCGAACCTTCACGATTTTTAAGTGAAGTAGATGAAGAATATATTGAATATTTGAATCCAGCAATTGAGAAGAGGTTTATTAATAATGCAGGGATTACTTCCAATATTTTTGACGAGCATCCTTCTGAAATGAAGAGCTTTAAAAAGATAGAAAAGAAAACAATCTCTAAAACCGAAAATGATAAACCAATTGCTGAGCCTAAAAAATTAAAACCGGTAAGTAATGCAAGGATTATCAATCCAAGCGGAGCTTCGTCACAAGATATCGAGGTTGGAGACAAGGTAAGACACGACCGTTTCGGAATTGGAGAAGTGAAATTCTTAGATGGAACCGATCCGCAAAATATCAAAGCAAAAGTCGTTTTCTTACACGAAGGCGAGAAGAATTTGATTTTGAAATATGCTAAACTGACGAAGATTTAA
- a CDS encoding M16 family metallopeptidase codes for MKKRLLSVAAAAFFGAMLNAQQIKFEEYDLPNGLHVILHQDNSAPVVTTGVMYHVGAKDEVVGRTGFAHFFEHLLFEGTPNIKRGEWFKIVSSNGGQNNANTTNDRTYYYETFPSNNEQLGLWMESERLRHAVINQVGVDTQREVVKEEKRLRMDNQPYGNLFTNVQKNLFTKHPYHWSTIGSMDDLNSAKLDEFQAFYKKYYVPNNATLVVAGDIKPEQTKKWIQEYYGAIPKGTVYPKNFPKDEPITKEKEVTAYDPNIQLPAYVFAYRTPGNKEKDAYVLDMLSSYLSNGKSSVLYKKLVDQEKKALQVAAFNQGLEDYGIFAFFAIPMGSTSKQTLQTDIDAEIKKLQTTLISDEDYQKLQNQYENQFVNANSSIQGIAASLATNHVLMGDTNLINKEIDIYKSITKQDLQNAAKKYLNSNQRIILNYLPEKK; via the coding sequence ATGAAAAAACGACTTCTTAGTGTTGCAGCTGCTGCCTTTTTTGGAGCAATGCTGAATGCACAACAAATCAAATTTGAAGAGTATGATTTACCAAACGGTCTACACGTAATCTTACACCAAGATAATTCTGCACCGGTAGTAACAACAGGTGTAATGTACCATGTAGGAGCAAAAGACGAAGTAGTTGGAAGAACAGGTTTTGCACACTTTTTTGAGCACCTTTTATTTGAAGGAACTCCAAACATTAAAAGAGGAGAATGGTTTAAAATCGTTTCTTCAAATGGTGGACAAAACAACGCAAACACAACAAACGACAGAACATATTACTACGAAACTTTCCCTTCAAACAACGAGCAATTGGGACTTTGGATGGAATCTGAAAGACTTCGTCATGCGGTAATCAACCAAGTTGGTGTAGATACGCAAAGAGAAGTTGTAAAAGAAGAAAAGAGATTGAGAATGGATAACCAGCCTTATGGAAATCTTTTCACAAACGTACAGAAAAACTTATTTACAAAGCATCCTTATCATTGGTCTACAATTGGATCTATGGATGATTTGAATTCAGCTAAACTAGATGAGTTCCAAGCTTTCTATAAAAAATATTACGTTCCAAACAACGCAACTTTGGTTGTAGCAGGAGATATCAAACCTGAGCAAACAAAAAAATGGATTCAGGAATATTACGGAGCAATTCCTAAAGGAACGGTTTATCCTAAAAACTTCCCGAAAGACGAGCCTATCACAAAAGAAAAAGAAGTTACAGCATACGATCCTAACATCCAGCTTCCTGCTTATGTTTTTGCATACAGAACACCGGGTAACAAAGAAAAAGATGCTTATGTTTTAGATATGCTTTCTTCTTATTTAAGCAACGGAAAGTCTTCAGTTTTATATAAAAAATTGGTAGATCAGGAGAAAAAGGCACTTCAGGTAGCAGCTTTCAACCAAGGTCTTGAAGATTATGGTATTTTCGCATTCTTTGCAATCCCGATGGGATCAACATCAAAGCAGACATTACAGACAGACATCGATGCTGAAATCAAAAAACTTCAAACGACTTTAATTTCTGACGAAGATTATCAAAAACTTCAAAATCAGTACGAAAATCAGTTTGTAAATGCAAACTCAAGCATTCAGGGAATTGCAGCTTCATTGGCTACAAACCACGTATTGATGGGAGATACAAACTTAATCAACAAGGAAATCGACATTTACAAATCTATTACAAAGCAGGATTTACAGAATGCGGCTAAAAAGTATTTAAATTCTAACCAGAGAATCATCCTTAACTACTTACCTGAAAAAAAGTAA